TCGTATTGCCAAAGGCGAGGACGTCGCTGGGGACCTCGCAGAGTGGGCGCTTGCGCAACACGACGAAGCACCAGTGCTGATATATGCATCCGCTGATCCGGAGGAAGTCCGCGAAATTCAGTCGGTTTATGGCGTTGAGCGTGCTGGAGCAATGGTGGAACAGGTGATGGGGGCATTGGCTGTGCGCTTGAATGCTTCCGGTTTTAGCCGCCTGGTTGTTGCCGGTGGAGAAACTTCCGGCGCCGTAGTTTCTGCCTTGGGTGTCGGATCCCTCCGCATTGGACCGGAGATCGCGCCAGGTGTTCCGTGGTCGCAGAGTATTGGAACTCGGCCTCTGGCGCTGGCACTTAAATCCGGCAACTTTGGCGGACCTGATTTTTTTGAAGAAGCTTTCGCGGTGATAAGATGAACGAGAGCAAAAAAAGAGAAGAGTTTTGCCAAATGGCGGCGTCGCTCTACGCGCGCGGGCTTACAGCCGGATCTTCTGGTAATATCTCCGTACGTATTGAGGATGGCTGGTTGATGACACCGACGGGCTCGACCATGGGAACGCTGGATCCTGCGCGGCTGTCCAAACTGGACAACAAAGGAGAGTACGTTTCTGGCGACAAGCCAACCAAGGAAACTTTCCTTCATATGGCGATGTACCGCCAGCGCCCCAAGGCGGGAGCCGTCGTCCACCTGCACTCGACCTACGCAGTCGCGGTCAGCTGTATGGCCGGGTTAGACCCGGAAAACGTTCTGCCGCCTCTTACCGCTTACCACGCGATGCGAATAGGTGAGTTGCCGTTGGTGCCTTACATCCCGCCTGGAG
This genomic window from Shimia isoporae contains:
- the otnC gene encoding 3-oxo-tetronate 4-phosphate decarboxylase; protein product: MNESKKREEFCQMAASLYARGLTAGSSGNISVRIEDGWLMTPTGSTMGTLDPARLSKLDNKGEYVSGDKPTKETFLHMAMYRQRPKAGAVVHLHSTYAVAVSCMAGLDPENVLPPLTAYHAMRIGELPLVPYIPPGDPALGEAVEAAAKDHHAVLLANHGPVVAGKSLPDAIFASEELEETAKLFLILQGVPTAPLSEEQAAEIAKRYPVGC